The following coding sequences lie in one Nitratireductor mangrovi genomic window:
- a CDS encoding RNA polymerase sigma factor, which produces MLAGTEKDEERLVARARQGDREAFARLVERHYDFIHRVAWRWCGRQTDAEDIAQEVCMRLARALRDFRGEGRLRTWLYTLTLNAARDHGRKTAREKAKTEAYAVQALTEGGPTAEAEDEAGALWEAVRQLPTKQCQAVLLVYGEELSHEEASEVMGCAEATVSWHIHEAKKRLKVLMKDGAREN; this is translated from the coding sequence ATGCTGGCCGGCACGGAAAAGGATGAAGAGCGACTTGTGGCGCGCGCACGTCAAGGCGACCGCGAGGCCTTCGCGCGCCTTGTCGAGCGGCACTACGACTTCATCCACCGGGTGGCGTGGCGCTGGTGCGGCCGCCAGACGGACGCCGAGGATATCGCCCAGGAGGTGTGTATGCGGCTGGCGCGCGCTCTTCGGGACTTTCGCGGCGAAGGCCGGTTGCGGACCTGGCTTTATACGCTGACGCTGAACGCGGCGCGGGATCACGGACGAAAAACCGCTCGCGAAAAGGCCAAGACAGAGGCCTATGCCGTACAGGCCCTGACCGAGGGCGGTCCGACGGCGGAAGCCGAGGACGAGGCCGGGGCGCTCTGGGAAGCGGTTCGGCAATTGCCGACCAAGCAATGCCAGGCCGTGCTCCTCGTTTATGGCGAGGAACTCAGCCACGAGGAAGCCTCGGAGGTGATGGGATGCGCGGAGGCAACCGTCTCCTGGCACATCCACGAGGCAAAGAAGCGGCTCAAGGTCCTGATGAAGGACGGAGCCCGGGAAAACTGA
- a CDS encoding TetR/AcrR family transcriptional regulator gives MRAERQEERQRQIEAAAYEVLAEKGYKATSMLVIAKHAAASNETLYRWYGNKQALFASLVRRKAQAARTHLERSASGNADPIEVLRGLAPMLLETVTSDRAVALNRAAVGDVHETATLGATIAEGGRDAILPLLAGLIEAGRKAGALDCDDHEEAAETFIGLLIGDLQIRRAIGVLPSLEGQEIAARAERAIRLFLRLYGSRR, from the coding sequence TTGCGCGCGGAACGGCAGGAAGAACGGCAGCGTCAGATCGAGGCGGCTGCCTACGAGGTGCTGGCGGAAAAGGGCTACAAGGCGACGTCGATGCTGGTGATCGCCAAGCACGCGGCTGCCTCCAACGAAACGCTCTATCGCTGGTACGGCAACAAGCAGGCGCTGTTCGCCTCGCTGGTGCGCCGCAAGGCCCAGGCCGCGCGGACGCATCTCGAAAGGAGTGCGTCGGGTAACGCCGACCCTATCGAAGTGCTGAGAGGACTCGCGCCGATGTTGCTGGAAACGGTGACCAGCGACCGGGCCGTCGCGCTGAACCGGGCGGCCGTCGGTGACGTTCACGAAACCGCCACGCTGGGCGCCACCATCGCGGAAGGCGGGCGCGATGCGATCCTGCCTTTGCTGGCCGGGCTGATCGAGGCCGGCAGGAAGGCAGGCGCGCTCGACTGCGACGATCATGAAGAGGCGGCGGAGACCTTTATCGGCTTGCTGATCGGCGATCTGCAGATCAGGCGGGCGATCGGGGTGCTGCCGTCGCTTGAGGGTCAGGAGATCGCTGCAAGAGCCGAGCGCGCCATCAGGCTCTTCCTCAGGCTCTACGGCTCGCGCCGCTGA
- the bmt gene encoding betaine--homocysteine S-methyltransferase produces MLNPIDALLAEKGVLLADGATGTNLFDMGLVSGEAPELWNETAPEKIAALHQGFVDAGADIILTNSFGGTRHRLKLHDAQDRVFELNRLAAEIACDVAASADRKVVVAGSVGPTGELLQPLGALTYDDAVEAFAEQIEGLKAGGAEVAWIETMSSPEEIRAAAEAAIRVGLPYTFTASFDTAGRTMMGLAPKDIHAVTDGLAAAPLGVGANCGVGASDILASLFDMTEAAPAATVIVKGNCGIPEFRGTEIHYSGTPELMAEYVRLAVDGGARIIGGCCGTSFEHLNAMRLALDAHHKGARPALETVIERIGPMRNKIASESGAASAPPRRERRRARG; encoded by the coding sequence ATGCTGAATCCGATCGACGCCCTTCTCGCCGAAAAGGGCGTGCTTCTTGCCGACGGCGCCACCGGCACCAATCTCTTCGACATGGGGCTCGTTTCCGGCGAGGCGCCGGAGCTCTGGAACGAGACTGCCCCGGAAAAGATCGCCGCGCTTCATCAGGGCTTTGTCGATGCCGGGGCCGACATCATTCTCACCAATTCCTTCGGCGGCACCCGCCACCGACTTAAGCTGCACGACGCCCAGGACCGTGTCTTCGAGCTTAACCGGCTTGCGGCCGAGATCGCTTGCGACGTGGCCGCCAGCGCGGACCGCAAGGTCGTCGTCGCCGGCTCGGTCGGCCCGACCGGGGAGCTGTTGCAGCCGCTGGGTGCGCTGACCTACGACGATGCCGTCGAAGCGTTCGCCGAGCAGATCGAAGGGCTGAAGGCCGGCGGCGCCGAGGTCGCCTGGATCGAAACCATGTCCTCGCCGGAAGAAATTCGCGCGGCCGCCGAGGCGGCGATCCGTGTCGGCCTGCCCTACACCTTCACCGCCTCCTTCGACACCGCCGGCCGTACCATGATGGGGCTGGCGCCGAAGGACATCCACGCCGTCACCGACGGTCTGGCCGCAGCACCGCTCGGTGTCGGTGCCAATTGCGGCGTCGGCGCGTCCGACATCCTCGCCTCGCTGTTCGACATGACCGAGGCCGCCCCGGCCGCGACCGTCATCGTCAAGGGCAATTGCGGGATTCCGGAATTCCGTGGCACCGAGATCCACTATTCCGGCACCCCGGAACTGATGGCGGAATATGTCAGGCTCGCCGTCGACGGTGGCGCCAGGATTATCGGCGGTTGCTGCGGCACGTCCTTCGAACATCTGAACGCGATGCGCTTGGCGCTCGATGCGCATCACAAGGGCGCCCGCCCCGCGCTCGAGACCGTGATCGAGCGTATCGGCCCGATGCGCAACAAGATCGCCAGTGAGAGCGGCGCCGCCAGCGCGCCGCCCCGGCGCGAACGCCGCCGCGCAAGGGGCTGA
- a CDS encoding vWA domain-containing protein, translating to MNHKLLSSSAIASLLVLPVAGYTTFYLLNEQPLGPGLGGGVLSTGAGGEGSAESDGAGEVKRELALESAPRPEPKRQQEAEEPAADMAVSQPAAPIGQLTKHRDMRGADGFNAPRIAASPPPATGVMPPDLMPVPEENRDRLEVFDTNPVKSALESPVSTFSIDVDTASYAFVRSSLKRGVLPQADTVRVEEMVNYFPYDWQGPENAETPFNSTITVMPTPWNDHTKLMHVAIKGYDVAPAENPKSNLVFLVDTSGSMNQPDKLPLLKSAFRLLVERMGADDTISIVAYAGSAGTVLEPTKGSEKAKILAALDKLGAGGSTAGEAGLRQAYRLAEESFVEGGVNRVMLATDGDFNVGQTSDEDLKRLIESKRESGVFLSVFGFGRGNYNDQMMQTIAQNGNGTAAYIDTLAEAEKTLVQEASSTLFPIAKDVKIQVEFNPEAVAEYRLIGYETRALKREDFNNDRVDAGDIGSGHSVTAIYEITPKGSPAQVIDDLRYGEAKTDNAAGIAHADEYAFVKIRYKLPDEDVSKLIETPVTAAEEIASFGQASDDQRFSVAVAAFGQKLRDTDQTAGLDYERIMEIATAARGADPFGYRAEFLQLVRLASALDASKR from the coding sequence ATGAACCACAAGCTGCTTTCCTCGTCCGCCATCGCCAGCCTTCTGGTGTTGCCGGTGGCTGGATACACGACCTTTTACCTGCTCAATGAACAGCCGCTGGGCCCTGGCCTGGGCGGTGGTGTGCTGAGCACCGGCGCGGGCGGCGAGGGCAGCGCCGAAAGCGACGGTGCGGGCGAGGTCAAGCGCGAACTGGCGCTCGAGTCGGCGCCGAGGCCGGAACCGAAACGGCAGCAAGAAGCCGAGGAGCCGGCCGCGGACATGGCCGTGTCGCAGCCTGCGGCGCCGATTGGCCAACTCACCAAACACCGCGACATGCGCGGCGCCGACGGCTTCAACGCGCCGCGGATCGCCGCCAGCCCGCCGCCGGCCACCGGCGTGATGCCGCCCGACCTGATGCCGGTGCCGGAAGAAAACCGCGACCGGCTCGAGGTTTTCGACACCAATCCGGTGAAGTCGGCGCTGGAAAGCCCGGTCTCCACCTTCTCGATCGATGTCGATACGGCGTCCTATGCCTTCGTGCGTTCTTCGCTGAAGCGGGGCGTGCTGCCGCAGGCCGATACGGTGCGCGTCGAGGAAATGGTCAACTACTTCCCCTATGACTGGCAGGGGCCCGAGAACGCCGAGACGCCGTTCAACTCGACCATCACCGTCATGCCGACGCCCTGGAACGACCACACCAAGCTGATGCATGTGGCGATCAAGGGTTACGATGTTGCGCCGGCCGAAAACCCGAAGTCGAACCTGGTGTTCCTGGTCGACACTTCGGGCTCGATGAACCAGCCCGACAAGCTGCCGCTGCTGAAGTCGGCCTTCCGGCTGCTGGTCGAGCGCATGGGCGCGGACGACACCATCTCGATCGTGGCCTATGCCGGAAGTGCCGGCACGGTGCTGGAGCCGACCAAAGGCTCGGAGAAAGCAAAGATCCTGGCTGCGCTCGACAAGCTCGGCGCCGGCGGGTCGACTGCCGGCGAAGCCGGCCTGCGCCAGGCCTATCGCCTTGCCGAGGAAAGCTTCGTGGAAGGCGGCGTCAACCGGGTCATGCTGGCGACCGACGGCGACTTCAATGTCGGCCAGACCTCGGACGAGGACCTGAAGCGGCTGATCGAATCCAAGCGCGAATCCGGCGTCTTCCTGTCGGTGTTCGGCTTCGGCCGCGGCAATTACAACGACCAGATGATGCAGACGATCGCCCAGAACGGCAACGGCACGGCGGCTTATATCGACACGCTCGCCGAGGCCGAAAAGACGCTGGTCCAGGAGGCGAGTTCGACGCTGTTTCCGATTGCCAAGGATGTGAAGATCCAGGTCGAGTTCAATCCCGAGGCGGTCGCCGAATACAGGCTGATCGGTTACGAGACCCGGGCGCTGAAGCGCGAGGACTTCAACAATGATCGCGTCGACGCCGGAGACATCGGCTCAGGCCATTCGGTCACGGCGATCTACGAGATCACGCCGAAGGGCAGCCCGGCGCAGGTGATCGACGATCTGCGCTATGGCGAGGCCAAGACGGACAACGCCGCCGGCATCGCCCACGCCGACGAATATGCCTTCGTGAAGATCCGCTACAAGCTGCCGGATGAGGACGTCTCGAAGCTGATCGAGACCCCGGTGACGGCCGCCGAGGAGATTGCGAGCTTCGGTCAGGCCAGCGACGACCAGCGCTTCTCGGTCGCCGTCGCCGCCTTCGGCCAGAAGCTGCGCGACACCGACCAGACGGCCGGCCTCGACTATGAGCGGATCATGGAAATCGCCACCGCCGCGCGCGGCGCCGACCCGTTCGGCTACCGTGCGGAGTTCCTCCAGCTCGTGCGCCTGGCCTCGGCGCTCGACGCCTCCAAGCGGTGA